ATGTTATACCTCATTGAATATACTGAGTGTTTCAAATCGGGGGAAGGTGCATGATGTTTTTATTTACGCGGAGCAACGAGCTAAAGTCTGAACCTTTACAACATTTATTATATGGTATGCGATAGCGCAGATACCTCCTCCGGGGTCAGCTCCCGGTAACTGCCTGTTGGCAGATCGTCTGCTATGTGCAAGTTGCCCATGGATATGCGTTTTAGAAATGTGACGGACATATTCACGGCCTGGAACATTCTCTTGACCTGGTGGAAACGTCCTTCAGTGATGGTCAGTTCTATGCGGGAGCTGCCCGTACTGCGGTCTGCCTCAATGATCTTGAGACTGGCAGGGAGAGTTGGAGTGTCGTCGCCGATATCGATCCCCTGCTTAAAGAGGGATATTGTCTGGTCGTCCACATATCCATCGATATCTGCATAATAGGTCTTAGCGATGTGGTGAGCGGGAGATAGCAGATGGTGAGCCAGCCGACCGTCATTTGTGATTATAAGAAGTCCTTCTGTATCAAGGTCAAGTCTTCCCACGGGAAAAAGGTCCTTTGTATTTTCTCCATTTAACAGGTCTATAACAGTCTGGTGAACATTGTCCTTGGTTGCACTCACACACCCTGCCGGTTTATTGAGTAGGAAGTATCTGTATTTGGAATAGCAGAGTTGTTTTCCGTTATATTTTATTGTATCTGTGTCTTCGTTGATCTTCATGTCAGATGAAGCAGCGTTAGTGCCGTTCACTGAAACCATGCCTTTTTTTATGTACTGTTTTACCTGGCTTCGGCTGCCGATATTCATCTCAACAAGAAATTTGTCAAGTCTCATAAGAATTCTCCTTAATGTGTTATCTTTGTTGATATCATAACATGCAGGCTGTTTTATTTCACCAGATTAATGAGAAATATGTAATAAATGCGCTGAGAAAAAATGCGCGTCGTCTATAACCGCGAGTTGTTACAGAACACAACATATCGTTACGCATAGTCGTAAAAAACCACTATAAATTGATGTTTTTTTGTCATATTTGGTTGACACAATTACATGTCTAGTGTATTATATTTAACAGAAATGTAACAAACAGGCGTTGTTTGTAAATAAATGATTACGAAATAAGAATAAGAGTAAATTATTATATTATATGACAGAGGGATAAAAAATGACAAGATCACGTAGTAAAATGGGAAGATTTGTAGATCACATGAGAAGAAATGTACTTAGCTATAAGTACTTAAAGCATAATATACTTATGACATCACTGGTGGTTGTTATCGCACTTTGTATTTTTGCGGTCGTAAGTTTTGGAGAGAATGCAGACCCGTTGGCGGATGAGCTTTACGTCAATGAGAGTGTAACAATAGATCAGAGTAAAGCGGTCATGATGGCTGATGGCAGCGTTGATATGGCTATGGATGCGGCAATCCCGGCAGACAGATATGTGGCTGCCAATGATACCGCAAGAGTAGCAAGCAGCGGGCTGGGAAGTTCGTCGGCGACAACAGAGAGTATAATAGAGAGTACAACAGATAGCACAACAGATAAAGTAACAACAGAGGAGAGTACAACAGAGAAGACAGAGGTTATGGCAGGCGTAACAGCGTCGGTACTCTATGATGGTGTTGACGTATATGCAAAGCAGGCATCAGACTCGGATGCCATTGCGACAGTAAACAGTGGAGAGGTATTTGATGTTGTATCACAGGATGAGAGCTGGATCGGTGTTCAGCTTTATGATGGATCAGTAGGATATATCTCAACAGAGTATGTAAGTGTAGATGCCTCGCTTCAGTAGTGTATAAAGTATCTTTCACCCGGATACAGGCAACATGTTATATGGAACATGGTAATAGGAATTCAACGATATTGTTAAGGTTCCAGATATTCAGAAAGGCATCATAACAAAAAAAGGATTACAGATCAGGAAACGGCAATATGCCGTAGATAAGGTCTGTAATCCTTTTTGCATGTATGGATGTGTGTGCATGAAATAGAAAGTTCTTAATGTTTTAAATTTTTATAGAAAAAGCATGCAAGCTGGGTTCTGTCGCGAAGGCAGAGTTTGTCGAGAATTGAACTTATATAATTCCTAACGGTTCCCTCGCTCAGAAAAAGTCTGGATGCAATCTCTTTGTTGTTTAGTCCGTCAGCTACAAGACGTATAATATCCATTTCCTTGGAGCTTATCTCGTATTGTGTGTCGGCAAATGGTGATCTTTCAACATCAGTAGAGTGTGATTCACTGTGCCCAAGAAGGTCAGGAAGTTTTCCTATTATCTCCTCGCCAAATACGGTCTGTCCGTTGTATACCGCATTTACGGCTGGGGCAATACATTCGAAATTCTGTTTTAGAATATACCCTTTTGCGCCGAGACTCAGAGCTTTGATTATGTACTCATCATCGGAGAAGGTGGTGAGCAGAAGAATCCTTGCATCCGGGTGTGCTGCGATTATGATTTCCGACGCTTCAAGTCCGTTCATATCTTCCATTCTGATGTCCATGAGAAGGACATCGGGTGAGTACTTGTTGTAAAGCCGTACTGCCTCTGAGCCGCTGCAGCCGGTGGCAGATACGTGTATATTGTCGTCAGCCTCAAGTATGGTCTGAAGAGACAAGGCCACAAGCTGATCATCGTCAACTATAACTATATTCATATGTCATGATCCCTTCCTTTCATTATTGTTATAAGAAGTCTGAAACCGTTATCGGTGGACAGCTTCAGGCTTCCTCCAAGCATGTTGACTCTCTCCTGTATACTGAAAAGTCCCATTCCCTGACCGCTCATATGTATATCTGTACCGTTGTCTGCGATACTCAGCTGGTAAAAAGCGGGATGCTCGCGCAGGCGTATATCCATATGGTCTCCATTGCTGTGTTTAAGCGTGTTGTTTATAGATTCCTTTACTATGTTGATAAATGAATATTTGACATCCTTAGGTAGCTTTTCAGACATATCATAGTCAAGCGTGATATCTATATCGTGGACACCTGCAGTTATATCGTTAAGTGCGACACGGAGATTTACAGATTCGTCGTAAAGATCGTGCACGCTGTTTCTCATGCTGTCCATTGCTGTATCCAGAGTGGATTGCAGCTGTTCTAGAGGCTTTGTCAGTCGTTCATCTTTGTTTATGACCTTGATAGCTCCTGTCTGGAGTATGGATCTTGTCAGCATGTGGCCTACGTTGTCATGTATCTCCCTTGCGATCCTGTTTCGCTCCGACAGGGTTGCGGTGAGCACCATATTGTCCTGGTTCCTAAGCAGCTGGCGGGTATTTTCTGCAACCAGCATATCGTGTTCGGCAGTGTTGTCTCTAAGGGACAGAAGCTCGGAGCGGAGAGAGTCAACATGACAGCTATACACGCTTAATATCAGCGAAAATGCCACAAGACATAACTGCGGGAGAAATACTGCACAGGTATTTTCGGCAACAGTGTAGACAGATAACAATACAAGCAGTGCAGATGAAAAGCGCTGTCTGTATCTGTATATGTCATAGCTTACCAGAGATACAAAAAAGTACATCGGCTCAAGAAAAAAAACGGAGATGAGATAAAGGCATATCAATGTCTCGCACAGATGAGAATATATTCCGCCTTGTATGCCCGTTCTGTCGTATTTGGTTGCTGTGGATGCACTGATGCCTGAAAGCGCCGGATAGATGGCACTTGCGATCATAGACAAAAGAATTGCGGCGATAAGCCTGGTGTCTACAGCAATGTGTTGTGTATATATAAGGACAAACGCTGCAATCAGCAGCAGACCTTTGTTGACGATGTGTTTCATGTTTAAAATCTCCAAAATGTAGAATCTCCGAAATGTAAAATCTCCAAAATGTAAAATCTCCAAAATGTGAATAGATGGATACCATATCACACAGACAAATCAGATGTCCGGCGGTATGTATGCAGCATACTAATACTTTCATTATAAATAAATATTCTAAAAAAAGGAACATGACAAATGTCACATTGTGAAGATGACGCTGTTCACTGTGAAAACAGATCTGAGGTGTATATAATGGGATTATACAATAAAGAATGCAAGCGCACGGGTATTGCAAACTGTCATGATTGCAAATGGAGACAATAAGCGTAAAAGTATCGTGTTAAAACAGGAGGGCATACATGAGTAATTCGGGAAATGCAATAGAAGTTACGAATCTGGTGAAGAGATATAAGGATCTGCTGGCGCTGGATCATTTCAGTCTTACGGTGAAAGAAGGGGAGATACTGGGGCTTCTTGGCCCAAATGGATCTGGAAAAACGACAACTATAAACTGTATATTGTCCCTGCTCACATTTGACAAGGGGGACATAAAAGTATTTGGAAAAGAGATGAAGCCAGACAGCTACGATATCAAGAGGGAGATCGGAGTCGTAATGCAGGATGTGGCGGTGTTCGATGAACTGACAGTGTACGAGAACATTGATTACTTCTGCGGTTTATATATAAAGGATAAGGAGAAGAGACGAAAGTGCGTTGAGGAGACCATGGATTTCGTGGACATAGCGGACTACAGAAAGTTCATGCCTAAAAAACTTTCAGGCGGACTTCTCAGAAGATTGAATATAGCCTGTGGAATAGCACATAAGCCAAAACTTATATTTTTCGATGAGCCGACAGTGGCAGTTGATCCGCAGAGCCGCAACAGAATACTTGAGGGGATAAAACGTCTGAATGAGGAAGGCGCGACCATCGTGTACACTTCTCATTATATGGAGGAGGTAGAGCAGATCTGCGACAGGATAGTCATCATGGACAAAGGTAAATCTGTTGCAGTCGGAACGAAGGATGAGCTCAAGAAGATGATCAAGAATACAGAGACCATAAAGGTTGAAGTGCTTGGACTTACAGGCGAACAGATGTCGGAGCTTCGCAGTCAGCCACATGTGTATGAGAACGAATATAACGGAAGCATGCTTACACTTAGATATTCCGGCGGAAGACACAATCTGGTGAGGCTCATGGAATTTTTCAAGGAGCACGACATATCATTTGGCAGGGTTGTCACGGAGCTCCCAACGCTTAATGATGTATTCCTGGAGATCACAGGCAAGGAGCTCAGAGACTGATTTGAATGTAAGTTGGATTATGGATTTGTTGAAGAAACAAATATTTGTATATTTCAGATGAACCGGGATTAAAAGGAGAGAAATATGTTTATACGGGATTTCCTATATACGATAAAGATATTGATGCGTGCCAAGGTGTCTATTTTCTGGACACTGGTATTTCCGATACTGCTTGCCACATTTATGTACATGGCATTTGGCAGCATATATGAACAGGATGAGATGTTTAGTAATATCAAGGTGGCGGTGGTCACTGAGGATGAATCGGCAAATGGACTTAATTATATGCTGGATGCGCTGTCGGATGGCGATGACGCCCTTCTGTCGGTTACGAGGATGAGCGAAAGCGATGCGGAAAAGTTACTGGCTGATGAAGAGGTCGAGGGCATCATATATACGGATGATGTGAAGCTCACGGTTGCGGAGAGTTCTGTCAATGCGAGCATACTTGAGACAGTGCTTTCTGAGTACAAGCAGTACGAGCATGCACTTAAGGATATATATAAGTATGGCACAGAACCTAAGGGTGATATGTCGAACCTTGTGGAAAAGCTCTCAGAACAGAGATCATATTATACGGAGAAAGCCAGCACCGAGGGCAGTCAGAACGTGTATAACAATTATTTCTATGCCATATTTGCCATGAGCTGTCTGTTTGCATCACTTTCATCTATAGAGATGATGAGCAATCTTCAGGCAAATGTGAGCGCTACGGGAAAGAGAAAAAATGTGTCCCCACAGAGGAAAATGACATTTGTTTTGGCAGAGTTTGCTGCACTGCTGCTTATACATTTTGTGGTCGAGGTCATAAGCTTTATATACATGTCCTGCATAGGAGTGGATTTTGGCGACAGAGTATGGGAGATCCTGCTTACTCTGTTTGTGGGCTGCTTTATCGGTCTGGCAATTGGAGTCATAGTTGGGGCTATATCAAAGCTTGCTGAGGGAACCAAGATAGGAATTGTGATCGGAATATCCATGGTGATGTCCATCCTTTCTGATCTGTGTATAAACGGGATAAAGTATGAGATACAGCAGCACGTGCCGATTATAAATAAACTCAATCCCGCGGCTCTGATATCGGATTCATTCTATGCGCTGAATGTTTACAGTGACCACCAGGTTTTCACTGAGAATATCGTCATAATGACTATTGAGGCTGTGGTGCTCATAGCAGTTGGGATTCTCATGGTAAGGAGGAACAGATATGCAAGTGTTTAAATCTTTTTTCAAGGTTTTGAGAAAATATATTGGGCAGATGATCATGTATGTGGGAATCCTGTGTGGAGTCATGATTGTGTTCATCAATGTGGGAAACACAGATCCACAGAACTATTATAAGGATAAAACGATCAAATATGCGGTGAGCGATGAGGATGGCAGTGAGATGAGCAGAAAATTGATGGCTTACCTGAGTGATACGCAGCAGCTTGTAGATGGCGTTGATATGGACGAACGAGGTATTCAGGATGCTCTCTACAACAGGGCGGTGGATTGTGTGATCAGGATACCAGATGGCTTTGGCGATGCATGGGCAAATGATATTGCGGATGGTATGCTTGAGATAACGACTATCCCCGGAAGTCAGGCGTCCATGCTGTTTGAGACAAGGCTTGACAGCTACATGAATATGGTGTCTCTGTACAATAGGGCCGGAGATGATGTGAACGATGCCGATAAGAGAGCGAGGACGGCACTTGAGCAGAAGGCTGAAGTCGATATGGCTGAAGGAAAGACCGCAGGACATTCCATGTTATATAATTTTTACAACTATCTGGGGTGGGTCATGATCTGCGTTATGGTAATTGGGGTAGCGCCTGTTTTGCAGGTATATAACAGG
This sequence is a window from Coprococcus eutactus. Protein-coding genes within it:
- a CDS encoding pseudouridine synthase — its product is MRLDKFLVEMNIGSRSQVKQYIKKGMVSVNGTNAASSDMKINEDTDTIKYNGKQLCYSKYRYFLLNKPAGCVSATKDNVHQTVIDLLNGENTKDLFPVGRLDLDTEGLLIITNDGRLAHHLLSPAHHIAKTYYADIDGYVDDQTISLFKQGIDIGDDTPTLPASLKIIEADRSTGSSRIELTITEGRFHQVKRMFQAVNMSVTFLKRISMGNLHIADDLPTGSYRELTPEEVSALSHTI
- a CDS encoding SH3 domain-containing protein, coding for MGRFVDHMRRNVLSYKYLKHNILMTSLVVVIALCIFAVVSFGENADPLADELYVNESVTIDQSKAVMMADGSVDMAMDAAIPADRYVAANDTARVASSGLGSSSATTESIIESTTDSTTDKVTTEESTTEKTEVMAGVTASVLYDGVDVYAKQASDSDAIATVNSGEVFDVVSQDESWIGVQLYDGSVGYISTEYVSVDASLQ
- a CDS encoding response regulator transcription factor, whose translation is MNIVIVDDDQLVALSLQTILEADDNIHVSATGCSGSEAVRLYNKYSPDVLLMDIRMEDMNGLEASEIIIAAHPDARILLLTTFSDDEYIIKALSLGAKGYILKQNFECIAPAVNAVYNGQTVFGEEIIGKLPDLLGHSESHSTDVERSPFADTQYEISSKEMDIIRLVADGLNNKEIASRLFLSEGTVRNYISSILDKLCLRDRTQLACFFYKNLKH
- a CDS encoding sensor histidine kinase, with product MEILNMKHIVNKGLLLIAAFVLIYTQHIAVDTRLIAAILLSMIASAIYPALSGISASTATKYDRTGIQGGIYSHLCETLICLYLISVFFLEPMYFFVSLVSYDIYRYRQRFSSALLVLLSVYTVAENTCAVFLPQLCLVAFSLILSVYSCHVDSLRSELLSLRDNTAEHDMLVAENTRQLLRNQDNMVLTATLSERNRIAREIHDNVGHMLTRSILQTGAIKVINKDERLTKPLEQLQSTLDTAMDSMRNSVHDLYDESVNLRVALNDITAGVHDIDITLDYDMSEKLPKDVKYSFINIVKESINNTLKHSNGDHMDIRLREHPAFYQLSIADNGTDIHMSGQGMGLFSIQERVNMLGGSLKLSTDNGFRLLITIMKGRDHDI
- a CDS encoding ABC transporter ATP-binding protein yields the protein MSNSGNAIEVTNLVKRYKDLLALDHFSLTVKEGEILGLLGPNGSGKTTTINCILSLLTFDKGDIKVFGKEMKPDSYDIKREIGVVMQDVAVFDELTVYENIDYFCGLYIKDKEKRRKCVEETMDFVDIADYRKFMPKKLSGGLLRRLNIACGIAHKPKLIFFDEPTVAVDPQSRNRILEGIKRLNEEGATIVYTSHYMEEVEQICDRIVIMDKGKSVAVGTKDELKKMIKNTETIKVEVLGLTGEQMSELRSQPHVYENEYNGSMLTLRYSGGRHNLVRLMEFFKEHDISFGRVVTELPTLNDVFLEITGKELRD
- a CDS encoding ABC transporter permease, with the translated sequence MFIRDFLYTIKILMRAKVSIFWTLVFPILLATFMYMAFGSIYEQDEMFSNIKVAVVTEDESANGLNYMLDALSDGDDALLSVTRMSESDAEKLLADEEVEGIIYTDDVKLTVAESSVNASILETVLSEYKQYEHALKDIYKYGTEPKGDMSNLVEKLSEQRSYYTEKASTEGSQNVYNNYFYAIFAMSCLFASLSSIEMMSNLQANVSATGKRKNVSPQRKMTFVLAEFAALLLIHFVVEVISFIYMSCIGVDFGDRVWEILLTLFVGCFIGLAIGVIVGAISKLAEGTKIGIVIGISMVMSILSDLCINGIKYEIQQHVPIINKLNPAALISDSFYALNVYSDHQVFTENIVIMTIEAVVLIAVGILMVRRNRYASV
- a CDS encoding ABC transporter permease, yielding MQVFKSFFKVLRKYIGQMIMYVGILCGVMIVFINVGNTDPQNYYKDKTIKYAVSDEDGSEMSRKLMAYLSDTQQLVDGVDMDERGIQDALYNRAVDCVIRIPDGFGDAWANDIADGMLEITTIPGSQASMLFETRLDSYMNMVSLYNRAGDDVNDADKRARTALEQKAEVDMAEGKTAGHSMLYNFYNYLGWVMICVMVIGVAPVLQVYNRKKLRARIECSSYKFFRLNRELVLGMMFTGCVLSVVFIALSRILIKYDIVSARGGMFILNMLVYACVALSLAFLVSKLTQNEQILSMCANVISLGMAFLCGIFVPREFLSDTVMAIAHFLPAYWYANATDAIDNFTSGSSVIGIFVSMGVQVLFAVLFTLVGVIVDRYKTAGKAMA